A genomic region of Silurus meridionalis isolate SWU-2019-XX chromosome 7, ASM1480568v1, whole genome shotgun sequence contains the following coding sequences:
- the LOC124389408 gene encoding putative C-type lectin domain family 20 member A, whose product MELHLVVILIYTGVVHLIPSVPHKYYLIQEGKTWNDAQAYCRANYDDLAVIKSAENVIEFQSEVQGQNFSSNAWVGMYNDVNSWRWSLGNEPVGLKMWVAVLKQPDNKIPEELCGGINLLGWLDDSCKNVHPFVCFDDRYSGSNSYISLSSEVTWYDAQSYCRQHHTDLASARNQTEQSAIRSKILLFSWIGLFRDGWKWADGTNFSTIPWMSGKPDNVQGGQNCGYLNNGQAVNAPCSNILPFFCHSLITGRKQYLHIKLVSNQNLYDAAVQAAILEKIKQKLKDNGMAENATLKWREQPDGLVFHKEMK is encoded by the exons ATGGAGTTGCATCTAGTCGTAATCCTGATTTATACTG GTGTCGTCCACCTCATTCCGTCAGTCCCTCACAAGTACTATCTGATTCAGGAGGGGAAAACATGGAACGACGCTCAGGCTTATTGCCGAGCCAATTACGACGACCTGGCTGTTATCAAAAGCGCCGAGAACGTAATTGAATTTCAGAGTGAAGTGCAAGGGCAAAACTTCAGCTCCAACGCATGGGTTGGAATGTACAATGATGTAAACAGTTGGCGCTGGTCTCTTGGAAATGAACCGGTCGGTTTAAAAATGTGGGTTGCAGTTTTGAAACAGCCTGACAACAAGATTCCAGAGGAGTTGTGTGGTGGGATCAATCTATTAGGCTGGTTGGATGAttcatgtaaaaatgtacatCCGTTTGTGTGCTTTGATG acagGTACAGTGGTAGTAACAGCTACATCAGCTTGTCATCTGAGGTGACATGGTATGATGCTCAGAGTTACTGCAGACAGCATCACACAGACCTGGCCAGTGCTCGAAACCAAACAGAACAGTCAGCTATACGGTCAAAGATCCTTTTATTCTCTTGGATTGGTCTGTTCAGAGATGGCTGGAAGTGGGCAGATGGGACAAACTTCTCCACCATTCCATGGATGTCTGGAAAACCTGATAATGTCCAAGGAGGACAAAACTGTGGCTATTTAAATAATGGTCAAGCAGTGAATGCACCATGTTCAAATATATTGCCTTTCTTTTGTCATTCTT TAATTACAGGAAGGAAACAGTATCTGCATATTAAGCTGGTGTCCAATCAGAATCTGTATGATGCTGCAGTACAGGCAGCAATTTTGGAGAAG ATCAAACAGAAACTGAAGGATAATGGGATGGCAGAGAATGCCACTCTGAAATGGAGAGAGCAACCAGATGGTCTGGTGTTTCACAAGGAAATGAAATAA